The following nucleotide sequence is from Methanomassiliicoccales archaeon.
CCTGACGCAAGTAAGGCAGGCTGAGCATTTCTCTGGATCGATATCTGCTACTTCCCCCCCTCTCTGGATCCAATTGGACAACATGGCCACCGCACGGGACGCGGCGCTCCTGGCTTCAAGAACAACCTCCGATGGGAGCTTGTTGGAGATGCCCGAGCCACAAAGGAAGACCCCTTCCCTTATGCTGGCAGCCGGCTTCAGCTTGACCTGGGTGGGGATGAAGAACCCCTCTTGGTCAACGGGAGTACCGAACACCTTGGCTATCCTCGGAGTGGCCAATGGCCGGGTCACGGTATTGACGACTACCACATCCGCCTCCAGCGAGATTTTATCACCAAGATGCATGTCGTACACGGTGACCTTGCCAGGTCTATCTGGATCTACAAGTGGTTGATCATCTGTCCTGACGAACCTTACCCCCGCGGCCTGAGCTTTGATATAATCCAATTCCAAGAATCCAAAGGCAAGGATATCCCTTGCGATGATGGTGATCTCCGCTTCTGGCATGGCTTCCTTGATCTTTAAGGCGTTCTGGATGGCCTCTTTGTGAGTTATCCTTCCGGAGCTGGGTTTCTTGCCCTCATCCAAGGTGATCATTATGGTTCTCTCCGGGATGACACCTCGGTCCAAGAAGGTCTCTAGATCCCCCTGTGTGATCAATACATACCCGTTGACGATCGATGGAGGCTCCTCGTTGGCCTCCCACGCAATTATCGCCGCACCAAAGGAGATCTCCTCCATACCCTCAGGAGATCTGATTAGGGCACGGAATTCGCCAGGACTGCCCTGAAAAGCCTCTACTGATGCCTGAGGGTGAATGTTAACTAGTTGGCTTTCAAGGATCTTGTTCCTCATATCCTCCAGGCGGAATGGGTTGATCCCGTGGTAATTGAATGTGAGCCTCTCTGGTGGAAAGGGTGAGATGAAATGGATCCTGATACCCTCAGATATCAATTCGTCCGTCGCGACTATCGCGGACATGCCGTTTCCATACACCAATATCTCTTTACTCGGCGCCTTGATCCTCTCGTAAGGCGCTGGCACAAGGAGCGAACACTTGGCCACCGCTGCCTCGACCAGTTTGGCGGCTTTTTCTGTGGCCTCATCGTATCCATGTACCAAAGAGCATTGCTCCCTGATGTTGGCAATCTCCACCATATAGGGATTTATCCCCGCCCCCATGGCGATCGCCCTGAAGTGGTCCTCGACGACCTTGGGGCTGCAACCCGCGATGACGAACCTGTCAAGGTCCGCCTCGATGATCGTTCTTGAAATCGATTCATGACCTTCCCTTGAACACGAGAATTTCAGCGTCTGGCATTTTTCCACGGATGCAAGGCTGGATGTTCTTTTCTCGATCGATTCGATATCCAGCCTTCCTTGTATGGATCCTCCGCAGTGGCAGAGGAACACTCCCATCCTCCCTGTGGGCTCCTTCTCCTTCTTGGAGCGAGCCGATCTTGTCCTGGCCGATCTCCCGCTGCTAGACAATGTCACCAGCTCAAGGCTCGAATTGGAGGTCATTTCAATCCCTCCAGGAAGCTTGCCGCTTCCCCAGCGGCGGCCGTCCCCTCCATAGCGCTTTCCTCGATGTCCTTGGGTCCAGTGCAGCATCCTGAAGCGAAGATACCTAGCCTTGAGGTGAGGGATGGCCTCTCGCTGGAAGTCCAAAGGAAACCCGTGGGGGTTATGTCCAGGCCTAGCAATCCCGCCATTCTGTCAAGGCCATATGGAGGCCTTATGCCGATCGAGAGTATCACCAGGTCGAACTCCTCCTCTATCATATTCTCCGAGGGAAAAACGTACCTCACCTGGGGCTTGGCAGAATCTGATGAAATGATCTCTGCAGGCCTGGCCCTTACGACCCTCACCTTTTCGTCAATGGCCTCCCATGCAAAAATATCGTCCTCAACCAGCTCATAGGGCCGCCAGTCCATGATGAAGAAGGTGATCTCAGCCTGAGGATCGATCTCCCGGAGATTGGCGGCAATTCCTCTACTGTACTTGCAGCAGACCTTGGAGCAGTATTCAGCACCCAACCTCTGATCCCTGGAACCAACGCACTGGATGAAAGCCACTGTCCTCGGATTCTCACCATCAGCTGAAGGCAGCTTCCCCTCGAGGTTCATAAGCCTCTCCGCATCGAGGGATGTGATCACACCCGGCAGTTCGTCATATCTGTAGCGGGGTTCAAGGATTGGATCGAACGGTTCAAATCCCGTTGCAACAATAATTGTGCCCACTTCCATTCGTTTGGTCGATGGTTTCATACTGAGGTCGACTGCCCCATTTGAACAGGCGTCGAAGCATGCTGAGCAATCCTGATCGTTAAGACTCAGACAACGAGTGGGATCTATCATGTAGGTAAGCGGTACGCCCATGTCAGGGGGGCGTATCGCACTGCCATCCACCGGACAGCTTCCTATGCAGGCTCCGCAAGCGGTGCATTTGGCCTCGTCGATATATCTTGGCCTTCTATCGATGGTCACCCTGAACCGCCCTGGTTCGCCCGAGACATTCTTCAGGGTGGAATTTGGAAAAATCCTTATCCTCTGAGATTTGCCGACATTGTAGAGACTGTCAGTAACGAGGCAAACATCGCATCGGACGCATTTGTCGACGCCCTTGCAGGCCAGTTCTCTAGCCCTTCCACCAATTGCACCTTCACTATCGATGATGTTAACGAATATTCCTCTATCAGCAAGGCTTAGGGCTGCAGAAATGCCCGCAATCCCCGCTCCAATTACCAGAGCCTGTCTCAGTAGTAGTCTCCCCCCTCTTCCCGTCCATTGCCGCCTTAGAGTTCCCTGAGAGGTTAGAGATTGACAGGCGGTCAGGCGGGATACCTCAGGAGTATTAAATTCAATATCCAGCTCAGTATACAAATAGCTTATGAGAATCCAGGTCCGATATTTTGACTTCTTGTCTCAAGTGAAGCCGTTAATGGTTTAATGTCCTTTGTCCATGAATGGTTCAATGACCTATGTCGCCTTCACCGTGGATGTCGACCGGGATGCCAACATACCCTTACAAGGTAAGTTTGGGGGCGTCTCGAGACCGATCGGGGGAGATCACACCCCCAGGTTCTCGTCGTCAGCACGAGGTCTTGAACTCCTTGTCGATCTGTTGGACGAGATAGGGGTACGAGGGACGTTCTTCCTTGAGGCGAAGGCGGCATCCGAGATCTCCAAGGAGTTATCAATCAGGGATCTGCTGGCCAAACACGAGATTGCCTGCCATGGATTCGAGCATGAGGATCTTACGGGGAAGGATACGGGAATACCACTATCCAAGGATGATATCTATTTCATTTTGGAGAACGCGAACGACACCTTGGAGCAACTGACCGGTAGGAAGCCCATTGGGTTCAGAGCCCCATACCTGAATGTGGGTGAGGATGTCCTTGATGTGGTTCATGAGGTCGGATTCGAATACGACTCCTCCCTCACCAAGGATCTCTCGGATCATCCGGTCTCGCCTTGGCTTCTACCTAACGAACTGATTGAGGTGCCACTTGCCATCGGCAAGGATGTGCAAGGGAAGCGCATCTACTCATACCTCTGGGCCATGCACGAGGAAAAGAGGGTTCCGGGCGACTATATACGAATGATGGAGAGAGCTGGAGGAGGTTTTCTTGTCCTGGCAACCCACTCCTGGCATCTGGTGGAGACCTTCTTGAGAGGAAAGTTGGACTCCGAGCAGGTGAAGAGAGCCCTTGTTTCAGTCCGATCCGTGCTGGAAGGGGCTTTGGACCTAGAGTTGGAGTTCCTTTCGATTGAGGATTTCCTGATACGGCATATGGGGAGGGATTGATTTGACCGCCAAGAGAGGACTGACACCTATAAGTTACGGGACAGCTCTGAAAAAAGCGTGGGATAACATATGCCATCGCGATCCTTCCTTGATCTCGGAGATGGCGGATGCACCTCTTATCAAAGAAGACATTATCGTCCCTTTCCTCGGCAATAATTATCTCGTAAACTTGAAGAAAAGGAGAATAAACAGGGAGGGGAAACCGGTTCCACCATTCATCGCCGTGCTCATTCTGCACTATCTGGTAAGTTGTGGACCACAGACGCCTTCCGGGGAGTTCCTCACATTCAGGGAGATCCCCGGAGGTGAATTGTACTACCCAGCCTTCAAGAAAAGGGCAATCGATAGGATAACCGAGACATTCGGCAGCGAACCCCAAGAATTGTTGAAGGCCGGTGTGATCCTGGATGCCAGAAGACTGAGAATGGGGGATGCCTCCATTGAGGTTCGCGCCTTCCCAAAGATCTCGATCGCCATCGTGGTCTGGGAAGGTGATGAGGAGGTGTCATCCTCCGCCAACATTCTGTTCGACTCGATCGCTCTGGACATTCTACCTATGGAGGACCTGTCAGTGGTGGGAAATCTGGTCGCATCAATACTAGTGAAACAAATAGAAAGGGGTGAGACCCCTCCTGATGAGAGACCTGAGGTCCAGGGGAGGGGTTGAAAGATGGCCCCTGTGGGGAAGATGTTTAGAAGAGCCCCGTTATGTTGCCATTCTCATCGATGTCGATGTTCATGAAGGCGGGCTTTGTAGCTAGTCCAGGCATTGTGCTCATCTTGCCCAGCAAGGGATAGATGAATCCCGCTCCCACACTGGCCCGCACCTCTCTTATGGGCACGGTGAATCCCTTGGGCACTCCCTTCAGGTCAGGGTCATGACTTAGGCTTAGATGGGTCTTGGCCATGCACATGGGAAGTTTCCCGAACCCTGCCTTCTCGTAGGCGGAAATCTGCTTCTCGGCGAGCGGTTCGTAAGTCACCCCATCCGCCCCGTAGATCTCCGTGACTATGGTCTCTATCTTCTCCTTGATGGACAGATCCAATGGATACAGGAATTCGAAGTTGGAGGGCTTCTCGCACGCTTCGACCACTTTCTCCGCAAGGGCTCTAGCGCCCTTCCCCCCATCGGCCCAATGGGAGCTCTTAACAGCGTCCTCAGCCCCTTGTGATTGGGCGTATTTCCTGACCAGTTCCAGTTCTGCGTCGGTATCCGTCGCGAAGGCGTTGACTGCCACGACCACGGGAACGCCGAACTTCAGCGCATTGCGAATGTGGACTCCAAGGTTGCCCAGTCCCTTCTCCAGGAGATCCAGGTCCTCCTCGATATAGGCCTTGTCCAGGGGCATTCCTGGTTTGACCTGTGGACCGCCTCCGTGCATCTTCAATGCCCTCACGGTCGCAACCAGAACCACGCAGTTGGGAATGAGTCCAGAGTAGCGACACTTGATGTCAAAGAACTTCTCCATGCCGATGTCAGCACCGAACCCGCTCTCGGTGACGACGTAGTCACCCATCTTAAGCGCGATCTGGTCGGCAACGATGCTGCTGTTTCCATGTGCAATATTTGCGAATGGTCCAGCGTGAACGAAGGCTGGCTGTCCCTCCAGTGTCTGCATGAGGTTGGGCTTTATTGCATCTCTCAGTAGAACGGTCACCGCTCCGGCAACACCGATCCTCTCCAAGTTCACTGGATTGCCCTGCTTGTCCATTCCGATGACCACCCTGCCGATGCGCTGCCTCATGTCCTGAAGGCCAGTGGTAAGGGCTAGGATGGCCATTAGCTCACTGGCCACGGAGATGTCGAATCCGGTCTTCCTTGGGAAGACAGGGCTTGGCGAGCCGTCCTTGAGCTTGTCATCATTGAAGCCGACCTTGATCTCCCTTAGGCTTCGATCACAGACATCGACCACCCTGTTCCAAGTGATGGTGTCGACATCGATGTCTATGCGGTCCAATCCCCTCTTCTTGAGCTGCTCATCGGTCTGCCGGCTCTCATGAAAGAGTCGGGTGTCGATTGCAGCTGCAACAAGATTATGAGCCACGGTAATGGCGTGTATGTCGCCGGTCAGGTGGAGATTGAAGTCCTCCATTGATATTACCTGGCTGTATCCTCCTCCAGCGGCGCCTCCTTTGATATTGAAGGTTGGACCCATGCTGGGCTGCCTTATGCATAAGATCACATTCTTGCCCAGTTCGCTGCCCATGGCCTGCACCAGCCCGCAGGCTGTGGTGGTCTTCCCTTCGCCGAGCGGCGTGGGGGTGATCGCCGTAACGTCAATGTACTTGCCTTGAGGCCTGTCAGAGAATTTCTTCAGGACCTCCAGGGGCACCTTGGCCTTGTACCTCCCATAGTACTCCAGATCGTCCTCGGTCAGTCCTATCTTCTCAGCAATCTCAATTATTGGTCTAAGGTCCGCCTCTTGGGCTATCTCGAGATCCGATTTCATTGAAACCCCTTACCTGTTTGGACTCGACGAAAATGGACCTGCCAACCGGCCCGAGAGAATTGGTACCGGCTTTGGCCGCATCTTCAAATGGAATAACCTTTTCGTCCGTCCCTTGAGGGTGTTTAGAATACCCCGACCTATAAAATCATTATGCAATACAAATGCCACTCTGAATGCTGGAAAAAACGAAAAACATCCTCACAGCATCGAAGTCATTATTCTTAGTTACGAACCCTATCGATTTCCGCTTTAAATGGGTGAGAATACACCGATATCGGCAAAGGGTTAATAAAGGCGTGTTAATTATTGGCAATCTGGTGAATTGATGGTTGCGGAAATCATCAGTGGAAAGGATGTTTCCAGTGAGATCAAAGAGGAACTCAAGGGGCGAATAGCCTCTCTCAAGGAAAAAGGAGTCACCCCGGGACTAGTCGTGATCCTGGTAGGTGAGGATCCAGCTTCCCAGGTCTATGTGAGGATGAAGGGAAAGGCCTGTGAGGAGTTGGGCCTGTACTCAGACACCAAGCGGTTCCCGGAGGATCTGCCCGAGGATGAACTTCTAAAGCTCATTGACGAGTTGAACGAGGACCCAAGGGTACATGGAATCCTAGTGCAGCTTCCCCTTCCAAAGCATATCGACGAGAACAAGGTTCTTTTGAGGATCAAACCTGAGAAGGATGTGGACGGTTTCCATCCGGTGAATGTTGGAAAGATGCTCATAGGCGAGCCAGGCTTCCTTCCATGCACGCCCCATGGTGTGCAGGAACTTCTTACGCGAAGCGGGAATGATCCTGAGGGAAAACATGTGGTCATCGTGGGAAGAAGCAACATAGTTGGCAAGCCGGTTGCAGCCATTCTCATGCAGAAGAAGAAGGGAGCCAACGCTACCATCACTGTATGCCACTCCCGGACCAAGGACCTGCCAGCCATGTGCAGGCAGGCTGATATCCTGATTGCGGCCATGGGAGTTCCAAAGTTCATAAAGGAGAATATGGTCAAGGAAGGCGCAGTCGTCATCGATGTCGGCGTGAACCGTGTCGATGACCCTGAGGCAAAGAGGGGTTATCGACTTGTGGGTGACGTGGACTTCGAGCCCGTGGCAGCGAAGGCTTCTGCCATCACTCCTGTTCCAGGGGGTGTCGGTCCAATGACCATCGTGATGCTGATGATGAACACCATCATCTCAGCGGAGAACACTCTATCAGCCTGATATTGAAGGGATTCAGGAAGAGCTCTCGTGAGTGATTAAGGAGTGGTAACTATAACCAATAAACCATGTGATATAGTAGACCTTGCTGGTAAGGCCGGAGTGTACAAGTCGAAGCTAGGTCCAGGTAACTTGCTCCTCAGAGGTTTCATGGCTGGCCTATACATAGCAGTGGGCGGAGCTTTGGCCACGATTTGCTCTACAGGGGTTGCGGATTACCTTGGCCCGGGCATGGCAAAGGTCATCGCCGGTGCTGTCTTCCCCGTAGGGCTTATCGCCATCGTCCTCACTGGAATGGAATTGTTCACGGGTGACGCCATGCTGGTGCCCATGGCGGCCATGATGAAGAAAGTGAGCTGGAAGAAGGTTGGCTACATCTGGGGAATCGTATACGTGGGCAACTTCGTAGGATCCTTGTTCTGGGCCCTTATAATGGTCGTGGGTCCCCTACAAACCGGAACACTGCCCGAGGTGAGCGGGGCTGCGGTTTCCGACAGCGGCTTCGTTCTGAACGCCTTCGGCGTGAATGCGGTGAACATTGCGGCAGCAAAGACGCTCACCTACAAGGCTGCAGGTGGCATCATGGGGATGTCCTCCGTGCTCTTCGCGGCCATAGCCTGTAATCTGCTAGTGAACGTGGCCATATTGCTGGCCTTCTCCGCCAAGAACATGATCGGAAAGTTCTTTGGCATATGGTTTCCCATATTCGCATTCGTCGCCAGCGGATTCGAACACTGCGTCGCCAACATGTACTTCATACCAACTGGCATGATGGCACTGGGCCTTCATCCAGAGTACGTTCCACCTGCAGGTTCCCTGCTGGCCTATTACGGAGGCATCACGATGAGCGATTTCCTGGTGTGGAATCTGATACCAGTTACAATAGGGAACATCATAGGGGGACTGATCTTTGTAGGCGTGATCTACTTCTACTCGTTCAAAGGGGAACTGCCGACAACTTGCCCGGACGATTTACCGGGAGGTCCACCTGCCAACGGGAGCATCTGAATGGCTCAAGTCTCCTACCTTGCGATATTCACGGCGATCTTCTGGATCGCCCTTATCATCCTTATTTTCGCATTGGGAGGAGATCTGGCCTTCGTCCTCATGGCAGGTGGGATGCTGGCCATCCTGATCGCTCTTCCCTTCGGCATGTCGGCCCTGAACCGCTCGACCTTTCGCAAGGCGGCTGAGGAATATGGACCCTCTGCTGTTGATATACCAATCTCATCCATTGGTCAGACATTCAGTGGGAAAGTGGTACGGATAAAGGGAACCGTCAGTGGCATAGGAAGGCTCTGGCTCGCGAAGCCAAGGTACACGATCTCGGATGGCGAGAGGGATATCGAGGCAACCGCCATGTTCATGCCAAAGGCGAGTCTGAGGAAAGGTGACAAGGTGGAGGTCCTGGGAGTGATCAATCAGGGTCTTGTAGGCAAGGGAGAACTCACCATCTCAGTTCTCTCAATTGAAAAGAGCTGAGTGCCCTTAAAGTGGGTTCCAGCGCCACACCTTATATATATTTAATTCCTATTGCGACAATATGCAATACCAAAGGGGACGAAGGAGAGGAGCCCGCTGGATATCCCATATACCTATAGTGAGAGCCTTCGGGCCCCTAGATCAGCCACCAAGAGGAAGCGTTCAGCTCAAGTTCGAGGAGCTTGAGGCTCTTCGATTGGTGGACCTAGAGGGCATGGACCAGGAGCAAGCGGCGGTCACTATGGGCATCTCACGCAAGTCGCTGTGGCTTGATTTGAAGCGGGCTAGAGGTAAAGTGACTGAGGCCTTGGTCACGGGAATGATTATCCAGGTCGAGGGTGGAACTTACATGGTCCGAGGAAATCAAGCCTCAGGGCCAGAGCGAATGAGGATGCCGGGAAGAGTAAGAGGACCTCCAGCAGAGCAGAGATTTCCAGAGCAGAGGTGAGTTATCGCCCTTATATACCAAAGTGATACAGTGATAGGCGACTCTTTCATCCTCATATCTTTCTTCATGGATTGACTTGATCATTGGATCGATCGAACGATTTTCAAAATCCTGGGAGACATTACTCAACTCCTGATTCGTTCAGAAAAGCATTTATGGTGATTGCATAGTTCACCTGTTAGCAATGCTCCGCGAATGCAATACCCATGGCTACTTCAGAGGCGACACCTGCCCAATCTGTGGAGACAAAGGCAAGTTCCTCATGAACGAAGATGAGCTGGAAAGGATAGGGAGGACTATGGCCGGAGCCCTCAGACACTTCCCTGAGAACTTCGGTCTAGAGATGGATGACCAGGGCTTCGTCAATCTGAGAGACTTCGTTCGAGCGCTGCAGAGGCATCAGAGGAGATTCCATTGGGTCAGACCGCACCACATCATAGCGGTGATCGAGACCGACCCCAAGGGAAGATACCAAGTTAGCAACGAATCCATACGGGCAACCTATGGGCACTCGATCGAGCTGGATCTGAGGCTTCCCACGGACAACATCCCAGAGGAGCTTTACTATCCTACCACGCCAGAAGAGGCGGATATCATTCTGGAGACAGGTCTCAAGCCCTCAGACAGGAAGATGGTCCATCTTTCCAAGACCTATGGGGACGCGATGAACGCCGGCCGAGTGAGAACAGATGAACCCATAATATTGACAATCGACGTGGAAAGCGCAATGGCTGATGGTTACACTGTGGGAAGAGCTGGAAGGACCGTCTACCTTGCCAAGGAGATACCCGCCGAGTACCTGAGGAAGGCAGAGGAACCGGAAGAGGAAGAGATCATCTGAGGGATCAATTTCGATCATCCGGGCGATAGGTACTTTAAAACATAGGATGAGTTCTCACAGATGTTCGTAAGGGCAGACAGGCTCCTTGATGAATGGGACGATCAGGGAATCCATATAATCGGATACGCGTGGAGAGGTTTTGAACCAGTGGTGAGTCTGTACGAGCCAGGATCCGATAGGATTCTGGAAATGAAGCTGGACTCCTTGGATCTGATCCTTTCGAAGAAGAAGACCTGTGTTGGACGCTTCGAAGGGGGCACATATCATCCATGCCCTCAGAAAGCCGAGGTCAAGAACTTCAGCCAGTGCCGGAAATGTGCCTCATCGTGGATACCCATTCAGGAATGTGTTTTCGAGCCACGGTGTAGAGGTGAGCGCTGCGACTGCGACTTCTGCAGCAGGGGACATGTGGTCTACGCCGCTTTTATAGGAACGTCGATAAAGGTGGGTATGACAGGAGGTATGCGCCTGGAGATCAGGGGAATAGAACAGGGGGCCGATGCCATCGTGCCTTTGGTGGAATGCGAAAGCAGACTCGACGCCAGGAATATGGAGAACGAACTGGCCAAGAGGCTGGGGCTTACTCAGAGAGTACCCCAAAGATCGGCCTTGAAGGCTATTGCCATTCCAGCTGATAAGGCTCATGTCATCCGCAAGTATCGGGAGATCTTGGAAAAGGCTGGCAATTTCTGCCAGCCACTGAGGGAGGAGATCTCATTCCTGGATGACTATCCAATTGGAGGGTTGGACAACGCTCCAATCCTCGCCTCAACGGAAGGATCTCACAAGGGGGAACTTCTTGGTCTCAAGGGGAAGTTCGCGATCTACAGGG
It contains:
- a CDS encoding CoB--CoM heterodisulfide reductase iron-sulfur subunit A family protein, whose protein sequence is MTSNSSLELVTLSSSGRSARTRSARSKKEKEPTGRMGVFLCHCGGSIQGRLDIESIEKRTSSLASVEKCQTLKFSCSREGHESISRTIIEADLDRFVIAGCSPKVVEDHFRAIAMGAGINPYMVEIANIREQCSLVHGYDEATEKAAKLVEAAVAKCSLLVPAPYERIKAPSKEILVYGNGMSAIVATDELISEGIRIHFISPFPPERLTFNYHGINPFRLEDMRNKILESQLVNIHPQASVEAFQGSPGEFRALIRSPEGMEEISFGAAIIAWEANEEPPSIVNGYVLITQGDLETFLDRGVIPERTIMITLDEGKKPSSGRITHKEAIQNALKIKEAMPEAEITIIARDILAFGFLELDYIKAQAAGVRFVRTDDQPLVDPDRPGKVTVYDMHLGDKISLEADVVVVNTVTRPLATPRIAKVFGTPVDQEGFFIPTQVKLKPAASIREGVFLCGSGISNKLPSEVVLEARSAASRAVAMLSNWIQRGGEVADIDPEKCSACLTCVRSCPYTAPFIGESGKAEVDVPKCQGCGICVAICPSKAIQLFCFTDDQLSSQTKVLAGGAIR
- a CDS encoding CoB--CoM heterodisulfide reductase iron-sulfur subunit A family protein — protein: MYTELDIEFNTPEVSRLTACQSLTSQGTLRRQWTGRGGRLLLRQALVIGAGIAGISAALSLADRGIFVNIIDSEGAIGGRARELACKGVDKCVRCDVCLVTDSLYNVGKSQRIRIFPNSTLKNVSGEPGRFRVTIDRRPRYIDEAKCTACGACIGSCPVDGSAIRPPDMGVPLTYMIDPTRCLSLNDQDCSACFDACSNGAVDLSMKPSTKRMEVGTIIVATGFEPFDPILEPRYRYDELPGVITSLDAERLMNLEGKLPSADGENPRTVAFIQCVGSRDQRLGAEYCSKVCCKYSRGIAANLREIDPQAEITFFIMDWRPYELVEDDIFAWEAIDEKVRVVRARPAEIISSDSAKPQVRYVFPSENMIEEEFDLVILSIGIRPPYGLDRMAGLLGLDITPTGFLWTSSERPSLTSRLGIFASGCCTGPKDIEESAMEGTAAAGEAASFLEGLK
- a CDS encoding polysaccharide deacetylase family protein is translated as MTYVAFTVDVDRDANIPLQGKFGGVSRPIGGDHTPRFSSSARGLELLVDLLDEIGVRGTFFLEAKAASEISKELSIRDLLAKHEIACHGFEHEDLTGKDTGIPLSKDDIYFILENANDTLEQLTGRKPIGFRAPYLNVGEDVLDVVHEVGFEYDSSLTKDLSDHPVSPWLLPNELIEVPLAIGKDVQGKRIYSYLWAMHEEKRVPGDYIRMMERAGGGFLVLATHSWHLVETFLRGKLDSEQVKRALVSVRSVLEGALDLELEFLSIEDFLIRHMGRD
- a CDS encoding DUF3786 domain-containing protein gives rise to the protein MTAKRGLTPISYGTALKKAWDNICHRDPSLISEMADAPLIKEDIIVPFLGNNYLVNLKKRRINREGKPVPPFIAVLILHYLVSCGPQTPSGEFLTFREIPGGELYYPAFKKRAIDRITETFGSEPQELLKAGVILDARRLRMGDASIEVRAFPKISIAIVVWEGDEEVSSSANILFDSIALDILPMEDLSVVGNLVASILVKQIERGETPPDERPEVQGRG
- a CDS encoding formate--tetrahydrofolate ligase, giving the protein MKSDLEIAQEADLRPIIEIAEKIGLTEDDLEYYGRYKAKVPLEVLKKFSDRPQGKYIDVTAITPTPLGEGKTTTACGLVQAMGSELGKNVILCIRQPSMGPTFNIKGGAAGGGYSQVISMEDFNLHLTGDIHAITVAHNLVAAAIDTRLFHESRQTDEQLKKRGLDRIDIDVDTITWNRVVDVCDRSLREIKVGFNDDKLKDGSPSPVFPRKTGFDISVASELMAILALTTGLQDMRQRIGRVVIGMDKQGNPVNLERIGVAGAVTVLLRDAIKPNLMQTLEGQPAFVHAGPFANIAHGNSSIVADQIALKMGDYVVTESGFGADIGMEKFFDIKCRYSGLIPNCVVLVATVRALKMHGGGPQVKPGMPLDKAYIEEDLDLLEKGLGNLGVHIRNALKFGVPVVVAVNAFATDTDAELELVRKYAQSQGAEDAVKSSHWADGGKGARALAEKVVEACEKPSNFEFLYPLDLSIKEKIETIVTEIYGADGVTYEPLAEKQISAYEKAGFGKLPMCMAKTHLSLSHDPDLKGVPKGFTVPIREVRASVGAGFIYPLLGKMSTMPGLATKPAFMNIDIDENGNITGLF
- the folD gene encoding bifunctional methylenetetrahydrofolate dehydrogenase/methenyltetrahydrofolate cyclohydrolase FolD, which produces MVAEIISGKDVSSEIKEELKGRIASLKEKGVTPGLVVILVGEDPASQVYVRMKGKACEELGLYSDTKRFPEDLPEDELLKLIDELNEDPRVHGILVQLPLPKHIDENKVLLRIKPEKDVDGFHPVNVGKMLIGEPGFLPCTPHGVQELLTRSGNDPEGKHVVIVGRSNIVGKPVAAILMQKKKGANATITVCHSRTKDLPAMCRQADILIAAMGVPKFIKENMVKEGAVVIDVGVNRVDDPEAKRGYRLVGDVDFEPVAAKASAITPVPGGVGPMTIVMLMMNTIISAENTLSA
- a CDS encoding formate/nitrite transporter family protein, producing MTNKPCDIVDLAGKAGVYKSKLGPGNLLLRGFMAGLYIAVGGALATICSTGVADYLGPGMAKVIAGAVFPVGLIAIVLTGMELFTGDAMLVPMAAMMKKVSWKKVGYIWGIVYVGNFVGSLFWALIMVVGPLQTGTLPEVSGAAVSDSGFVLNAFGVNAVNIAAAKTLTYKAAGGIMGMSSVLFAAIACNLLVNVAILLAFSAKNMIGKFFGIWFPIFAFVASGFEHCVANMYFIPTGMMALGLHPEYVPPAGSLLAYYGGITMSDFLVWNLIPVTIGNIIGGLIFVGVIYFYSFKGELPTTCPDDLPGGPPANGSI
- a CDS encoding DUF134 domain-containing protein, with protein sequence MQYQRGRRRGARWISHIPIVRAFGPLDQPPRGSVQLKFEELEALRLVDLEGMDQEQAAVTMGISRKSLWLDLKRARGKVTEALVTGMIIQVEGGTYMVRGNQASGPERMRMPGRVRGPPAEQRFPEQR
- a CDS encoding RNA 2'-phosphotransferase yields the protein MNEDELERIGRTMAGALRHFPENFGLEMDDQGFVNLRDFVRALQRHQRRFHWVRPHHIIAVIETDPKGRYQVSNESIRATYGHSIELDLRLPTDNIPEELYYPTTPEEADIILETGLKPSDRKMVHLSKTYGDAMNAGRVRTDEPIILTIDVESAMADGYTVGRAGRTVYLAKEIPAEYLRKAEEPEEEEII
- a CDS encoding DUF2797 domain-containing protein; this translates as MFVRADRLLDEWDDQGIHIIGYAWRGFEPVVSLYEPGSDRILEMKLDSLDLILSKKKTCVGRFEGGTYHPCPQKAEVKNFSQCRKCASSWIPIQECVFEPRCRGERCDCDFCSRGHVVYAAFIGTSIKVGMTGGMRLEIRGIEQGADAIVPLVECESRLDARNMENELAKRLGLTQRVPQRSALKAIAIPADKAHVIRKYREILEKAGNFCQPLREEISFLDDYPIGGLDNAPILASTEGSHKGELLGLKGKFAIYRESNGSTKALNLSDCVARRLRTLD